Genomic segment of Hymenobacter aquaticus:
GTAGCGGTAGGTGTTTTGCAGCATGTCCTTGAAAAACCAGTCGAGCTGCTGGCCGGTGGAAGCCTCAAACACGGCCTGCATGTCCTCCGGGTAGGGGTGGCGGAACTGCCACTGGTTGTAGTAGGCGTGCATGGCCTGGTCAAACTTCTCCTGACCCAGGTAGCCGGCCAGGTACTTCAGCACGGCCGCCGTTTTCATGTACACGATGATACCGTAGTTGAGCTTGCCGTACGTATCGGCCCGCAGCCCTTCCACGGGCTGGTCGAGGCCGCGGCTGGCCTGGGCCTGGTAGGGCACCTGGTTCAGGGCCGCCGCTGGCAGGCCTTCCACGCCGAGCTTGGTGGCAATTTTGGGGGATTTGAGCAAGCTGCTGAACTGGCCGGCCTGTGGGTCGTTGCGCTCCGCTATCCGGGCTTCCACGTAGGAGTTTACGCCTTCGTCCAACCAGGCGTGGTCCCGCTCGTTGGAGCCCAGAATGCCGTAAAACCAGTTGTGGCCGACTTCGTGCACAATGGCCGAGGGCATCGTCACCGTCACCATCGGGTATTCCATGCCGGAGCCGGCGCTCAGGGCCCCGTCCACGGCCGTAGCCGCCGAATACGGGTACTCGCCCACCCACTGGGAGTAGTAGGTCAGGGCGTCGTTCAGATCCTGGAGGCCTTTAACCCACTTTTCCGCGTCGGAGTTGGTAAACAGCACCCAGGACGTTACCGGCCGGCCCGAAGGCAGCGTGACGCCGCTCTTGAGCACGTTGAAGCGCTTATCGGCAAACCAGGCGAAGTCGTGCACGCGGTCCTGCACGTAGCGCAGGGTCTTGGTTTCCGACGACGAAGCCGGGAACGTCAGGTCTTTGCCGAAGTCGGCGGCGGTTTTCTTCAGGGCCGTGGCTTCCGCCAGCTTATCCAGGCGCTGCTGCTCGTCGGGGTTCTGCAGCACGCCGGTAGCGCCCACGGTGTAGTTGGCGGGCAGGGTGACGCGCACGTCAAACGACCCAAACTCCGAGTAGAATTCGCCCTGGTCGAGGTAGGGCATCTGGTGCCAGCCTTTGCGGTCGTACACGGCCGGCTTGGGGTACCACTGCGTTATCTGGTACGACTGGCTCACGTGGCCGAAGCGGGAGAAGGAGTCGGGTATCTTGACGTGAAAAGGCGTCGAAATGGTGGCCTTGGCACCGGGCGCCAGAGGCTGGGGCAAAATCAGCTTGGCCATGTCCGGGTTCTGCGGGTCGTAAGCCAGCTGGGCGCTTTGGCCGTTCACCTTGAAGTCGAGCTGGTCGATGTAGCCGCGCTGGGCGGCTTTGGCAAACTCAAACTTGCGGCTGCCATTGCGCAGCTGCTGCTTGGCAAAAGCAGTAGTGTTGTCCTTGTAGGCGTTGGGCCAGAGGTGAAACCAGATGAAGGTCAGCTGCTCGGGCGAGTTATTGGTGTATTGCAGCTCCTCGGTGCCCCGCAGCTCGTGCTGCTTGTCGTCGAGGGTGACGTCGATTGAATAATTGACTTCCTGCTGCCAGTAGCCGGCCGGGGCCGGGCGTTGCTGGGCACAAGCCAGGTAGGGTAGGGCGGCCAGCAACAGGCCGCCGAATACTTTTTTCATGAAGGAGGGAGAGGGTAGAAAGGAATCCGTAGCGAAAGTACGTTTTCGGCCCGGAAAAGCTGCGGTTCGGATAACCCCACCGCCCCCGGCCCGTTTAGACAGGCAGCATACCGCGACAACCTTACCGCCAAAACCCCGAAACCATGGAAAAGAAAGAAGTGCAACATCAGGTTCATTTAGATGCTGCCACGGGCATGCTCACCGGCAACCTGCAGGACATAGCCGCCACCGCCGGCTTCGACAACGTGCTGCAACGCTGGATTCAGGACCTGAAGGATGCCGACAACCCCGAGCTACACCAGCTCATCGTGGATTTGCAGGAGCTCAAAGCCCATTTCGGCTCGGGCACCTACGACAAGAACGTCATCGGCCGCCTGCTGGGCCGCCTGGGCGAGAATACTATCAAGTCAGCCGTGTTTGCCGATGGCAATACCAAGCCCCGCGTCGAACAGCTCGGCGAAGCCCTGCTGCAGGCGGCCAAACAGGTGCAGCACCCGCAGGCTGATGCCGCGCAGGATCTGCCGAACAGCAATCAGCAGAACGGCTAAGCAAGCCTTTGCGGAATTAGCGTAAACGCAAAAAAGCCGGCTCCCGTGAAAGGAGCCGGCTTTTGTACTTCTAAGAAATCGGGGATTAACCGCGACGCTCTTTGATTTTGGCAGCTTTGCCCGACAGGCCACGCAGGTAGAACAGACGAGCGCGACGTACTTTGCCGCGACGCACCAGCTCAATCTTGTCGATGTTGGGCGACAGCAGGGGGAAAATACGCTCGGTACCAATCTGGTTCGAGATTTTGCGCACGGTGAAGGTTTCGCCGTTGGTGCTGGCGTTTTTGCGCTGAATAACAACACCCTGGAACTGCTGAATGCGCTCCTTGTTGCCCTCGCGAATTTTCACGTGGACGTTAACGGTGTCGCCGGCGGCGAAAACAGGGAAGCTGGCGCGGCGCTCCTGGGACTCCTGCTGGATAAAATCGAGTAATACGCTCATGGCTGGAAAAACTTGAAAAAGGACGCCGCCGCCGCCCAAGGGGTTTCGCTTAAAGAGGCGCAAATATAGCGCTCTGTTTTGATGATTACAACTGAGTTGAATGTGGAGGAATGTGGTAATGTGATAAATGTGGCAAATAAGGCGTTTACAGCCATTTATTTTCACATTTTACACATCTTCACATTTCTCACATTCTATTCGAGCAGGTCGGGGCGGCGCTGGCGGGTGCGCTCCACGGCTTGCTCGTGGCGCCAGGTTTCTACCAGCGGCGTGTTGCCGGAGAGCAGAATATCGGGCACTTTTTCGCCCCGCCATTCGGCCGGGCGGGTGTAGACCGGTGGGGCCAGCAGGTTGTCCTGAAACGAGTCGCTCAAGGCCGACTCCTCGTTGCCGAGCACGCCCGGCAGGAGCCGCACTACGGCATCGACCAGAATGGCCGCGCCCAGCTCCCCGCCGCTCAGCACGTAGTCGCCCACGCTGATTTCGTGGGTGATGTAGGCCTTGCGGATTCGCTCGTCGACGCCCTTGTAGTGGCCGCAGAGAATGAGCAGGTTGCTGGCCAGGGAAAGCCGGTTAACCAGGGGCTGGCGTAGCGTCTCGCCGTCGGGCGTCATGTAGATGACGGCGTCGTACGTGCGCTGGGCTAGCAGCTCGTCGAAACAAGCGGCAATGGGCTCCACGCGCAGCACCATACCGGCCCCGCCGCCGAAGACGTAGTCGTCAATCTGCCCGTGCTTGTTGATGGCAAAGCGCCGCAAATCGTGCACGTGAATTTCGGCCAGCCCTTTTTCCTGGGCCCGCTTCACGATGGAAACGGCGAAAGGGCTGGTCAGCAATTCGGGCTGGCAAGTGACGATGTCGAGGCGCATGAGGGGCTACTTCTGGTCTTCAGCTTGCGCGTCGTCGGTGTCGGGCCCGTCGAATTCGTCGGGCTCGTCCCGCTCCCGGGAAGCCGGGCTCAGGTACACGTCGAGCAGACCTTCGGGCAGCGTGACGTAGAGCTTTTTCGCGGCCTGGTCGGCGCGCTCAATCAGCTCGTCCACCACCGGCACCAATACTTCCTTGCCCTTATAGCGCATGCCCATTAGGTCCTGCTGGGGCATCTCGTAGAAGGTTTCTACGGTGCCCAGCTCGCCCAGCACGGCATCAACTACGGTGTAGCCAATCACGTCGTGGAAGTAGAACTGGTCGTCTTCCAGGGCGGGCAGCTCAGCCAGGGGGCGGTAGAGCTTGGCGTTGCGTAGGGGCTCGGCGGCTTCAATCGTGTCGATGCCGGTGAGCTTGAGCAGAGCCTTATCGTCGGCCTGGGGCTGGAGCTTGTCCACACCGTACTCCACGAGCTTCCCGGGCTTGCCGGGCAGCTCCAGGTACACCGTTTTCAGGCCGCGGTACTCGTCCAGGTCCGCCACGTCCATGAAGGCTACCACAAAGCCTTTCAGGCCGTGCGTTTTGCCCAGGGAGCCCAGCAGGTAGCACTCGTCGATAGTCATGCGCAAAAGGGGAGAAGTGGGGTCAAAAAAGTAGGGAGTCTGGAAGCGGCGCCGCCTGGGCACGACACTTCCAAACTCCCTGACTCTGGAACTAACGCTTTGGCGCCGGCTTCCTCGGTGGCTTCGGTCGAAGCAGCAGCTTCGGTCGTTTCACCTTCGGCAGCTTCAGCGGTGGGGGCGGCTACGGGCGTATTCTTGATACGCAGAGCCTCGGCGCGAGCTTCTTTCACTTTGGTCTCAGCAGCCAGGGCAGCCTTGCGGGCTTCATCCTTAGCCGAGCCCAGCGAAGTACGCTTGCCTTCGATTTTAGCGTCTTTCTGCTCTTTCCAGGCAGTGAAACGCTCGTCGGCTACGTCTTGCGAAATGGCACCTTTGATAACACCCAGCTGCAGGTGCTTGCGGTACAGAACACCACGGTAGGAGAGCATAGCCCGAACGGTATCGGTCGGCTGGGCACCCTTCATGATCCAGTCGAAAGCTTTGTCGCCGTCGAAGTTGATGGAAGCAGGGTTGGTGTTGGGGTCGTAGGTACCGATTTTCTCGATGAAACGGCCGTCACGCGGGGCGCGGGCGTCAGCTACTACGATGTCGAATTGAGCGGCCTTCTTACGGCCACGACGGGCGAGGCGGATTTTAACTGCCATAAACCGGGTTGGTTAAGCGACGCAACTCGTGCGTCTGGTTGAAAATGAGGTGCAAAGGTAAGGGAAAATAATGTGCGAAATGTGGGGAAGGTGAATAATGTGCTAATGATTAATGTGCTTAGGTGCTAATGCTCTTCTCTGGTCATTACGAGGAGGCACGACGAAGCAATCCGTCCTCTGAAATGTGCTGGGCCTTTTAATGTGAAAAGCCCTTTACTCCGGTTGGAATAAAGGGCTTTCTGGTAAAAGAGCGTAACTACTTACGCAGACGCGTCATTTCTTACGCGGCGACTTTCATCTTTTGGGCGGTTACTTTCCGCTTGATCTTGATGATGCCGGCTTTGTCCAGGGTCCAGATGACGGAGTACGTGGGGTCGAATTCCCACCACTTCACGCCGAAGTTGACGCGCATGGGCAGCTTGTGGTGGTTGTTCTGGAACAATTCGCCGAAAGCCAAAAAGTCGAGGGCCAGCGTGTTCTTGCTGTGGTCGTGGTTGTCGAAGTTCTGGTAGCCGTACTTGTGGCCGCCCCAGTTGACGATGGCACCGTGAATCGGACCCATCAGGAAGTGGATGGGTAGCAGCAGAAACATCCACCAAGCGGTGGCAAACTGCACGTAGAACAGCACGTAGAGCGTACCCCAAGCCAGGCGCGAGTACCATTTGTCGCCGATGTTCTCGATGAGCGACCATTCGGGGTAGTCGCCCTCAAACCGCTCGGCGGCGGCGTACTTGCGGTTCAGCACGTCGTTGTAGATGTTCTTGGTCTTCCACATCATGCTGAAGGCATTCGACGAAAACAGGGGCGAATGCGGGTCCATTTCCGTGTCGGAGTAGGCGTGGTGCATGCGGTGCAGCAGCGCGTAAGCCCGCGGCGAGAGGAAGGAAGAGCCCTGGCAGATGTAGGTGAACAGAAAGAAGAACCGCTCCCAGAACTTGTTCATCGTGAACATCTTGTGGGCGGCGTAGCGGTGCAGATAGAACGTCTGCGTGAAGAGCGACAGGTAGTAGTGCGCTACAAAGAAAATGAGTATCGGCATGGGCCAGAAATAAGAGGAAACGCTCAGAGGTCGGCAGCAAACTGCCCGCACAAGCCCAACGGCTGGCTATAAGTTCACATTTGCCAACACAAACCTACGGCCACGCTGCGGGGTGGTCAATTAATCAGCCTAAAACGCCAAAATCTTGTTCAGTGGGAGCCAGAGCAAGGCGAGGCAGTTGGAAGCCCGGGCAAACAGGGCCGGGCCGCAACGGCAACTGCTAGAGCGTGTAAAAGGTTTGAGCGGCTTCCCAGTGGGCCATTTCCGGCACCGGGGCCCGGAAGCACATGGCCTCGCGGGTCACGGGGTGCTCAAACTCCAGCTGCCGGGCGTGCAGCGCGATGCTCACGTCGGGCAATGGGTTGAGAAAACCATATTTCACGTCGCCGACAATGGGCGTGCCCAGGCCGGTGGCCAGCTGCACCCGGATCTGGTGGGGGCGGCCCGTAATGGGATTCACCTGGATCAGGAAGCGGTTGCCGGCCTGGCCCAGCACTTGGTAGTCGAGGTCAGCTTTCAGGCCCTGAGGGTGCATTTTGGGGTAGGCCTTGGTCACGTTGCGAATCGGGTCTTTCACCAGCCAGTGCGTCAGGTGGCCGCTGCTGGGCTCGGGGCACTTGCCCACCAAGGCCCAGTAGGTTTTGTGCACCTTGTTGTCGCGGAACATCTCGTTCAGGCGGCTCAGGGCCTTGCTGGTTTTGGCCAACGCTACCACCCCGCTCACGGGCCGGTCGAGACGGTGGGCCACGCCCACGAAGGCCGCGCCCGGCTTCTTGTACTTGAAGCGCAGGTATTCGGCGGCTTTCACCGACAGCGGCTCATCCCCGGTATTGTCGCCCTGCACCAGAACGCCGGCGGGCTTGTTGAGAATGAGCAAGTGGTTGTCTTCGAACAGAATTTCCTTCTGCTCCGACCAAATGTTAGGACGATTCACTGGAGTGCAATTATGAATTATGAATTATTAATTATGAGTTGTGACCATCAACGGCTTTAGCACGAGGTGGCACAACCAGCTAATTCACAATTCAGAACTCATCATTCTTAATTAAATTAATACGCCTCTTCGGCGCTGGGGAAGTCGTGGTCTTTGACGTCTTTTACGTAGCGCGTCACCGCGTCGTGCATCAGGTCGGCTAGCTCGGCGTAGCGGCGCAGGAAGCGGGGCTTGAATTCCTTGGTGATGCCCAGCATGTCGTGCACCACCAGCACCTGCCCGTCCACGTTGGGGCCGGCCCCGATGCCGATTACGGGAATGGACAGCTTTTCGGCCACCTGCTTGGCCAGGGCCGACGGAATTTTTTCCAGCACCAGGGCAAAGCAGCCCAGATCCTGGAGCAGCTGCGCGTCTTCGATCAGCTTCTGAGCTTCGGCTTCTTCCTTGGCCCGCACGGTGTAGGTGCCAAACTTGTAAATGCTCTGGGGAGTGAGGCCCAAATGGCCCATCACCGGAATGCCGGCCGTGAGAATGCGCGTAATCGACTCCTTGATTTCGGCGCCGCCCTCCAGCTTGATGGAGTGGGCCCCGGATTCCTTCATGATGCGGATGGCCGAGCGCAGCGCCTCCGAGGAGTTGCCCTGGTACGAGCCAAACGGCATGTCCACCACCACTAAGGCGCGCTTCACGGCCCGCACCACGCTCTGGGCGTGGTAAATCATCTGGTCGAGGGTGATGGGCAGCGTGGTTTCGTGGCCGGCCATGACGTTGGAAGCCGAGTCGCCGACCAGCAGCACGTCGATGCCCGCCCCGTCGAGGATGGTGGCCATCGAGAAATCGTACGCGGTAAGCATCGAAATCTTTTCGCCGCGCTGTTTCATGGCCAAAAGCTGATGCGTGGTGACGAGCTTAACTTCTTTGTGCTGCGACATGAGAGGAAACGGCTAAACCGGAGTGAAAGAATAATGGCAAAGCTGCGGATTTTTTGCCAGATCCGGCTTACTGGGCCCCGAAAGCCCACTCTGCGGAACAACCCCAAACCGACCCGCGCCGGCCCGTAACCCGCTTGTTGCTAGTTAGATCAAATGAAGCCGCCGCCCGCAGTTCAGGTGAAGCGTGGGCGGCGGAAAAAACCAGGGCTGCGTTTGGGCTACCGATTCATGAAGGAGCGGTTGCGGTTCAGCTTCAGGTCCTGGAGCAACGACGACTTGGCGGCAATGGTCACGAAGTAGCCGCGCGTGAGGCCGAAGGGGCGCCAGTTGCCGGTGATCTGCCAGCAGTGCAGGTCGCGGTAGAAGTCCAGGGACGGAGCCACGATCTGCTTGCTGATGAAGTCGTAGCTGGCGTTGTAGCCGAAGCGGAAGTTGC
This window contains:
- a CDS encoding acyl-CoA desaturase; protein product: MPILIFFVAHYYLSLFTQTFYLHRYAAHKMFTMNKFWERFFFLFTYICQGSSFLSPRAYALLHRMHHAYSDTEMDPHSPLFSSNAFSMMWKTKNIYNDVLNRKYAAAERFEGDYPEWSLIENIGDKWYSRLAWGTLYVLFYVQFATAWWMFLLLPIHFLMGPIHGAIVNWGGHKYGYQNFDNHDHSKNTLALDFLAFGELFQNNHHKLPMRVNFGVKWWEFDPTYSVIWTLDKAGIIKIKRKVTAQKMKVAA
- a CDS encoding M1 family metallopeptidase — translated: MKKVFGGLLLAALPYLACAQQRPAPAGYWQQEVNYSIDVTLDDKQHELRGTEELQYTNNSPEQLTFIWFHLWPNAYKDNTTAFAKQQLRNGSRKFEFAKAAQRGYIDQLDFKVNGQSAQLAYDPQNPDMAKLILPQPLAPGAKATISTPFHVKIPDSFSRFGHVSQSYQITQWYPKPAVYDRKGWHQMPYLDQGEFYSEFGSFDVRVTLPANYTVGATGVLQNPDEQQRLDKLAEATALKKTAADFGKDLTFPASSSETKTLRYVQDRVHDFAWFADKRFNVLKSGVTLPSGRPVTSWVLFTNSDAEKWVKGLQDLNDALTYYSQWVGEYPYSAATAVDGALSAGSGMEYPMVTVTMPSAIVHEVGHNWFYGILGSNERDHAWLDEGVNSYVEARIAERNDPQAGQFSSLLKSPKIATKLGVEGLPAAALNQVPYQAQASRGLDQPVEGLRADTYGKLNYGIIVYMKTAAVLKYLAGYLGQEKFDQAMHAYYNQWQFRHPYPEDMQAVFEASTGQQLDWFFKDMLQNTYRYDAALSDMQLTDTQVKVLVRNDSPAPFAVPVSTVDAQGKVLETQWTSLIGTDDEQDEAQLNFRREGVAAVVVDAEYLTPQLNRRDDRMRVTGSLRRFEPISLKPLASIERWDRSTLNWFPVVGANTSDKFMLGAAVYNNPLVPKNLNFLLMPMYSFNRNEINGIANVNLSVLPNSTVRQIVTELTLQRFERYFKVEPSITLKLPFSAYNGPQHTFRLANTAVRLQDQGNETMSIQTGEYLVEGGNALQKWSAHVEFNQLTSAISQETNSTNALLLRASAAYQRYYAPKKRVSVRLFGGRFLDSSPDFVMGLSGSPDYRRQTAFLDRQQISHTFTAQLHQTDDRDGAFKAFLPVYSQKWLSTLNLQADLPVTRLAVFADLGATDEQFLLAGQTKSQRLFYDAGLVVPVIPDIFQLYVPVAGSQFKNGLPSSRQDFTDRIRFVLHLEQANPFRQLNKLLAQ
- the panB gene encoding 3-methyl-2-oxobutanoate hydroxymethyltransferase → MSQHKEVKLVTTHQLLAMKQRGEKISMLTAYDFSMATILDGAGIDVLLVGDSASNVMAGHETTLPITLDQMIYHAQSVVRAVKRALVVVDMPFGSYQGNSSEALRSAIRIMKESGAHSIKLEGGAEIKESITRILTAGIPVMGHLGLTPQSIYKFGTYTVRAKEEAEAQKLIEDAQLLQDLGCFALVLEKIPSALAKQVAEKLSIPVIGIGAGPNVDGQVLVVHDMLGITKEFKPRFLRRYAELADLMHDAVTRYVKDVKDHDFPSAEEAY
- the rplS gene encoding 50S ribosomal protein L19: MSVLLDFIQQESQERRASFPVFAAGDTVNVHVKIREGNKERIQQFQGVVIQRKNASTNGETFTVRKISNQIGTERIFPLLSPNIDKIELVRRGKVRRARLFYLRGLSGKAAKIKERRG
- the trmD gene encoding tRNA (guanosine(37)-N1)-methyltransferase TrmD is translated as MRLDIVTCQPELLTSPFAVSIVKRAQEKGLAEIHVHDLRRFAINKHGQIDDYVFGGGAGMVLRVEPIAACFDELLAQRTYDAVIYMTPDGETLRQPLVNRLSLASNLLILCGHYKGVDERIRKAYITHEISVGDYVLSGGELGAAILVDAVVRLLPGVLGNEESALSDSFQDNLLAPPVYTRPAEWRGEKVPDILLSGNTPLVETWRHEQAVERTRQRRPDLLE
- the rimM gene encoding ribosome maturation factor RimM (Essential for efficient processing of 16S rRNA), with product MTIDECYLLGSLGKTHGLKGFVVAFMDVADLDEYRGLKTVYLELPGKPGKLVEYGVDKLQPQADDKALLKLTGIDTIEAAEPLRNAKLYRPLAELPALEDDQFYFHDVIGYTVVDAVLGELGTVETFYEMPQQDLMGMRYKGKEVLVPVVDELIERADQAAKKLYVTLPEGLLDVYLSPASRERDEPDEFDGPDTDDAQAEDQK
- a CDS encoding RluA family pseudouridine synthase, with product MNRPNIWSEQKEILFEDNHLLILNKPAGVLVQGDNTGDEPLSVKAAEYLRFKYKKPGAAFVGVAHRLDRPVSGVVALAKTSKALSRLNEMFRDNKVHKTYWALVGKCPEPSSGHLTHWLVKDPIRNVTKAYPKMHPQGLKADLDYQVLGQAGNRFLIQVNPITGRPHQIRVQLATGLGTPIVGDVKYGFLNPLPDVSIALHARQLEFEHPVTREAMCFRAPVPEMAHWEAAQTFYTL
- a CDS encoding 30S ribosomal protein S16, with translation MAVKIRLARRGRKKAAQFDIVVADARAPRDGRFIEKIGTYDPNTNPASINFDGDKAFDWIMKGAQPTDTVRAMLSYRGVLYRKHLQLGVIKGAISQDVADERFTAWKEQKDAKIEGKRTSLGSAKDEARKAALAAETKVKEARAEALRIKNTPVAAPTAEAAEGETTEAAASTEATEEAGAKALVPESGSLEVSCPGGAASRLPTFLTPLLPFCA